One Mycolicibacterium fortuitum subsp. fortuitum genomic window carries:
- the argB gene encoding acetylglutamate kinase yields the protein MSQPIERGVKAQVLASALPWLKQLHGQIVVVKYGGNAMTDDTLKAAFAADMVFLRNCGIKPVVVHGGGPQISAMLKKLGIAGDFKGGFRVTTPEVLDVARMVLFGQVGRELVNLINAHGPYAVGLTGEDAHLFTAVRRSVTVDGVATDIGLVGDVEYVNAESLLDLIAAGRIPVVSTIGPDVDGVVHNINADTAAAALAEALGAEKLVMLTDVEGLYTDWPDRSSLVSEIDTAALTQLLPRLESGMVPKIEACLRAVAGGVPSAHVIDGRVEHCVLVELFTDEGTGTKVVPA from the coding sequence ATGAGTCAACCCATCGAGCGCGGCGTCAAGGCCCAGGTGCTCGCCTCGGCGCTGCCGTGGCTCAAGCAACTGCACGGCCAGATCGTCGTCGTCAAGTACGGCGGCAACGCCATGACCGACGACACCCTCAAGGCCGCCTTCGCTGCCGACATGGTGTTCCTGCGCAACTGCGGCATCAAACCGGTGGTGGTGCACGGTGGCGGCCCGCAGATCAGTGCGATGCTCAAGAAGTTGGGCATTGCAGGCGATTTCAAGGGTGGCTTCCGGGTCACCACGCCCGAGGTGCTCGATGTGGCGCGGATGGTGCTGTTCGGTCAGGTGGGCCGGGAACTGGTCAACCTGATCAACGCCCACGGCCCGTACGCGGTAGGCCTCACCGGGGAGGACGCGCACCTGTTCACCGCGGTGCGGCGCAGCGTCACCGTCGATGGTGTGGCCACCGACATCGGGCTGGTCGGTGACGTCGAGTACGTCAACGCTGAATCATTGCTGGATCTCATTGCGGCAGGCCGGATTCCGGTGGTCTCGACCATCGGACCCGATGTCGACGGCGTGGTGCACAACATCAACGCCGACACCGCGGCCGCCGCCCTGGCCGAGGCGCTGGGTGCCGAGAAGCTGGTGATGCTCACCGACGTGGAGGGCCTCTACACCGATTGGCCGGACCGTTCCTCACTGGTCAGCGAGATCGACACCGCCGCACTGACCCAACTGCTGCCCAGGCTCGAATCGGGCATGGTGCCCAAGATCGAGGCCTGCCTGCGGGCGGTGGCCGGCGGGGTGCCGAGCGCGCACGTCATCGACGGCCGCGTCGAACACTGCGTGCTCGTAGAGCTTTTCACCGATGAAGGAACTGGAACCAAGGTGGTACCGGCATGA
- the argJ gene encoding bifunctional glutamate N-acetyltransferase/amino-acid acetyltransferase ArgJ: MTEAAQTAKLVRTQGVTAPAGFRAAGIAAGIKASGAQDLALVFNEGPDYAAAGVFTRNKIKAAPVKWSQQVLTTGRLRAVILNSGGANACTGALGFQDTHATAEAVASALSDWGTETGAIEVAVCSTGLIGDRLPMDKVLAGVTEIVHEIAGGLTGGDDAARAIMTTDTVPKQVALHHSVDSGENWTVGGMAKGAGMLAPSLATMLVVLTTDAVADAAALDTALRRAAALTFDRLDVDGSCSTNDTVLLLASGASEIAPSQDDLNEAVLRVCDDLCAQLQADAEGVTKRIDITVTGAATEDDALVAARVIARDSLVKTALFGSDPNWGRVLAAVGIAPVNLDPDRISVSFNGSPVCVDGAGAPGARDVDLSGEDIAVVVDLAVGSSSASIRTTDLSHAYVEENSAYSS; the protein is encoded by the coding sequence GTGACTGAAGCGGCACAGACAGCCAAGCTGGTACGCACTCAAGGCGTCACCGCCCCGGCCGGTTTCCGGGCCGCGGGAATCGCCGCCGGTATCAAGGCATCCGGTGCGCAGGACCTGGCGCTGGTGTTCAACGAGGGCCCGGATTACGCCGCGGCGGGTGTGTTCACCCGCAACAAGATCAAGGCCGCACCCGTGAAGTGGTCGCAGCAGGTGCTGACCACCGGCCGGCTGCGTGCGGTGATCCTCAATTCGGGTGGCGCCAACGCCTGCACCGGCGCGCTGGGATTCCAGGACACTCACGCCACCGCCGAGGCTGTGGCCTCCGCACTGAGCGACTGGGGCACCGAGACCGGGGCCATCGAGGTAGCGGTGTGCTCGACGGGTCTGATCGGTGACCGGCTGCCGATGGACAAGGTACTGGCCGGGGTCACCGAGATCGTCCACGAGATCGCCGGCGGCCTGACCGGTGGCGACGACGCGGCGCGGGCCATCATGACCACCGATACCGTGCCGAAACAGGTTGCGCTGCACCATTCGGTGGACTCGGGGGAGAACTGGACCGTCGGCGGGATGGCCAAGGGCGCCGGCATGCTGGCGCCGTCGCTGGCCACCATGCTGGTGGTACTGACCACCGATGCGGTCGCGGATGCCGCGGCGCTCGACACCGCACTCAGGCGCGCGGCCGCGCTGACCTTCGACCGCCTCGACGTCGACGGCAGCTGCTCGACCAACGACACCGTGTTGCTGCTCGCGTCGGGCGCCAGCGAGATCGCCCCGAGCCAGGACGATCTCAACGAGGCCGTGCTGCGGGTCTGCGACGATCTGTGCGCGCAGCTGCAGGCCGACGCCGAAGGCGTCACCAAGCGCATCGACATCACGGTGACCGGCGCCGCCACCGAGGACGACGCGCTCGTCGCGGCGCGGGTCATCGCCCGCGACAGCCTGGTCAAGACCGCGTTGTTCGGCTCCGACCCGAACTGGGGCCGGGTCCTGGCCGCGGTCGGTATCGCGCCGGTGAACCTCGATCCGGACCGGATCAGCGTGTCGTTCAACGGTTCTCCGGTGTGCGTCGACGGTGCCGGCGCACCGGGTGCCCGTGACGTCGACCTGTCAGGTGAAGACATCGCCGTGGTGGTGGACCTGGCAGTGGGAAGCAGCAGTGCTTCCATCAGGACCACCGATCTGTCCCACGCCTACGTCGAAGAGAACTCGGCCTACAGCTCATGA
- the argC gene encoding N-acetyl-gamma-glutamyl-phosphate reductase — protein sequence MTSIAVAGASGYAGGEILRLLLGHPAYADGRLTIGALTAASSAGTTMAEHHPHLLPLASRVLEPTDPEVLAGHDVVFLGLPHGHSAALAEQLGPDTLIIDCGADFRLTDAADWEKFYGSAHAGSWPYGLPELPGARDRLKGAKRVAVPGCYPTAALLALLPAVAADLVEPAVTVVAVSGTSGAGKSAKVDLLGSEVIGSARAYNIAGKHRHTPEIAQGLRSVTDKDVSVSFTPVLIPTARGILATCTARTEASEAEVRAAYEKAYGAEPFIHLLPEGQLPKTGSVIGSNAAQIQVAVDEAAQTLVVIAAIDNLTKGTGGAAVQSMNLALGWPETEGLSIVGVAP from the coding sequence ATGACTTCGATAGCGGTGGCCGGCGCCAGCGGCTACGCCGGCGGAGAGATCCTGCGGTTGCTGCTCGGGCACCCGGCCTACGCTGACGGCCGGTTGACCATCGGGGCGTTGACCGCGGCCTCCAGCGCCGGCACCACCATGGCCGAGCATCATCCCCATCTGCTGCCGCTGGCCTCGCGTGTTCTGGAGCCCACCGACCCGGAGGTGCTGGCCGGCCACGACGTGGTGTTCCTGGGCCTGCCGCACGGACATTCCGCCGCGCTGGCCGAGCAACTGGGTCCCGACACCCTGATCATCGACTGCGGTGCGGACTTCCGGTTGACCGACGCCGCCGATTGGGAGAAGTTCTACGGTTCGGCGCACGCCGGCAGCTGGCCCTACGGGCTGCCCGAGCTGCCCGGCGCCCGGGACCGGCTCAAGGGCGCCAAGCGTGTCGCCGTGCCGGGCTGCTATCCCACCGCCGCGCTGCTGGCCCTGCTGCCCGCGGTTGCCGCGGACCTCGTGGAACCGGCCGTCACCGTCGTCGCGGTCAGCGGCACCTCCGGCGCGGGCAAGTCCGCCAAGGTGGACCTGCTGGGCTCCGAGGTGATCGGCTCGGCCCGCGCGTACAACATCGCCGGCAAGCACCGGCACACCCCGGAGATCGCCCAGGGGCTGCGGTCGGTGACCGACAAGGATGTCAGCGTCTCGTTCACCCCGGTGCTGATCCCCACGGCACGCGGCATTCTGGCCACCTGCACCGCCCGCACCGAAGCGTCGGAGGCCGAGGTCCGGGCCGCCTATGAAAAGGCGTACGGTGCAGAGCCGTTCATTCATCTGCTGCCCGAGGGGCAGTTGCCCAAGACCGGTTCGGTGATCGGCAGCAACGCCGCGCAGATACAGGTCGCCGTGGACGAAGCGGCTCAGACCCTGGTGGTCATCGCCGCCATCGACAACCTCACCAAGGGCACCGGCGGCGCCGCGGTGCAGTCGATGAACCTGGCGTTGGGCTGGCCCGAAACCGAAGGACTGTCGATCGTGGGAGTGGCACCGTGA
- the pheT gene encoding phenylalanine--tRNA ligase subunit beta produces the protein MRIPFSWLREAVRAGAPDWDASVEELEDTFIRIGHEVEEIIPIGPVSGPLTVGRVAEIEELTEFKKPIRACKVDVGGSELRDIVCGARNFTVGDLVVVALPGTVLPGDFKIATRKTYGRVSDGMICSASEMNLGVEGAGILVLPEGTAEPGAPAADLLGLDDVVFHLAITPDRGYCLSVRGLAREIACAHDLDFVDLADVPPLPAEGEAWPLTVQPGTGVLRFGLRPVTGIDPAAVTPWWMQRRLMLSGIRAISPAVDVTNYVMLEIGHPMHAHDSSLITGGFDVRFARDGEKVVTLDDVERTLNSADVLIVDDVATAAIGGVMGAGTTEVRDSTTDVLLEAAVWDPAAVSRTQRRLHLASEAGRRYERSVDPAISVAALDRCATLLAEIAGGTVEPKLTDWHADGRTDWSQPTIEIPADLPDRTAGVEYPAGTTARRLTQIGAVVTGSDPLTVTPPSWRPDLRQRADLVEEVLRLEGLESIPSVLPTAPAGRGLSAIQKRRRAIGKSLALAGFVEILPTPFLPAGVFDAWGLSADDPRRHTTDVLNPLEADRPQLATTLLPGLLEALGRNVSRGTADVALFAIQQVVHPTDETRSVERIPNDRRPTDAEIAGLDASLPQQPQHVAAVLTGLREPAGPWGQGRAVEAADAFEAVRVIGRAAGVEFTLRAAQELPWHPGRCAEVLVGDTVVGYAGQLHPAVIERTGLPKGTCAVELDLDAVPIRETLPAPKVSPFPAVFQDISVIVDSEVASAAVVAAVRDGAGELLEDVRLFDVYTGPQIGEGRKSLTLALRFRAADRTLTEDEASAARDAAVAVATERVGAVLRG, from the coding sequence ATGCGGATTCCGTTCAGCTGGTTGCGTGAGGCTGTCCGCGCCGGCGCCCCGGATTGGGATGCGTCCGTCGAGGAGCTCGAGGACACGTTCATCCGCATCGGACATGAGGTCGAGGAGATCATCCCGATCGGTCCGGTGAGCGGTCCGCTGACCGTCGGCCGGGTCGCCGAGATCGAGGAACTCACAGAGTTCAAGAAGCCTATCCGGGCCTGCAAGGTCGACGTCGGTGGATCTGAGCTGCGCGACATCGTATGCGGGGCAAGGAATTTCACGGTCGGCGACCTGGTTGTGGTAGCACTGCCCGGCACCGTCCTGCCGGGCGACTTCAAGATCGCCACCCGCAAGACCTACGGGCGGGTCTCCGACGGCATGATCTGCTCGGCGTCGGAGATGAACCTGGGGGTCGAGGGTGCGGGCATCCTGGTCCTGCCCGAGGGCACGGCCGAACCGGGTGCCCCGGCCGCTGATCTCCTCGGTCTGGACGACGTGGTGTTTCACCTGGCGATCACGCCCGACCGCGGCTACTGCCTATCGGTCCGTGGTCTGGCACGCGAGATCGCCTGCGCTCACGACCTGGACTTCGTCGACCTGGCCGACGTACCGCCGCTGCCTGCCGAGGGCGAAGCCTGGCCGCTGACCGTCCAACCCGGCACCGGTGTGCTGCGTTTCGGCCTGCGTCCGGTCACCGGCATCGACCCGGCCGCGGTGACTCCGTGGTGGATGCAGCGGCGGTTGATGCTCAGCGGTATCCGCGCCATCTCACCGGCAGTGGACGTGACCAACTACGTCATGCTGGAAATCGGGCACCCGATGCACGCGCACGACAGCAGCCTGATCACCGGCGGGTTCGACGTGCGTTTCGCCCGTGACGGCGAGAAAGTCGTCACTCTCGACGATGTCGAGCGCACACTGAACTCGGCCGACGTGCTGATCGTCGACGACGTCGCCACCGCCGCGATCGGTGGCGTGATGGGCGCGGGCACCACCGAGGTGCGTGATTCCACCACCGACGTGCTGCTCGAGGCGGCCGTGTGGGATCCGGCTGCGGTGTCGCGTACCCAGCGTCGGCTGCACCTGGCCAGTGAGGCCGGCCGTCGCTACGAACGTTCTGTGGACCCGGCGATTTCGGTTGCCGCGCTGGATCGTTGCGCGACCCTGCTGGCAGAGATCGCCGGCGGAACGGTCGAACCGAAGCTCACGGACTGGCACGCGGACGGGCGCACCGACTGGTCCCAACCGACCATCGAGATCCCGGCCGACCTGCCCGACCGCACCGCCGGCGTCGAATATCCCGCCGGCACCACGGCTCGTCGCCTGACCCAGATCGGGGCTGTTGTCACCGGTTCGGATCCGCTCACCGTGACCCCGCCGAGTTGGCGGCCCGACCTGCGTCAGCGCGCTGACCTCGTCGAGGAAGTGCTGCGTCTGGAAGGGCTGGAGTCGATCCCGTCGGTGCTGCCGACCGCGCCGGCCGGGCGGGGGCTGTCCGCGATCCAGAAGCGTCGCCGTGCGATTGGAAAGTCGCTGGCGCTGGCCGGGTTCGTGGAGATCCTGCCCACGCCGTTCCTGCCTGCCGGGGTGTTCGACGCCTGGGGGCTTTCTGCCGACGATCCGCGCCGCCACACCACCGACGTGCTCAACCCGCTGGAAGCCGACCGGCCCCAGCTGGCCACCACCTTGTTGCCAGGCTTGTTGGAAGCGTTGGGCCGCAACGTCTCCCGTGGTACCGCCGATGTGGCACTGTTCGCGATCCAGCAGGTGGTGCACCCCACCGACGAAACTCGCTCCGTCGAGCGGATCCCGAACGATCGCAGGCCCACCGATGCGGAGATCGCTGGCCTGGACGCTTCGCTGCCGCAGCAACCGCAGCATGTCGCGGCGGTGCTGACCGGGCTGCGTGAGCCCGCCGGACCGTGGGGCCAGGGTCGGGCGGTCGAAGCCGCCGACGCGTTCGAGGCGGTACGGGTGATCGGCCGGGCCGCCGGGGTGGAATTCACCCTGCGCGCTGCCCAGGAACTGCCGTGGCACCCGGGCCGCTGCGCCGAGGTGCTCGTCGGCGACACGGTGGTGGGTTACGCCGGTCAACTGCACCCGGCAGTCATCGAGCGGACCGGGCTGCCCAAGGGAACCTGCGCGGTGGAACTCGACCTCGATGCGGTGCCGATCCGCGAGACGCTGCCCGCACCGAAGGTCTCGCCGTTCCCCGCGGTGTTCCAGGACATCAGCGTGATCGTCGATAGCGAGGTCGCGTCGGCTGCAGTAGTTGCTGCCGTCCGTGATGGAGCCGGGGAGCTGTTGGAAGACGTCCGGTTGTTCGACGTCTACACCGGCCCGCAGATCGGGGAGGGCCGTAAGTCCCTGACCCTGGCGCTGCGGTTCCGGGCTGCCGACCGCACCCTGACCGAGGACGAGGCCAGCGCTGCCCGTGACGCCGCGGTCGCGGTGGCCACAGAGCGCGTCGGCGCCGTCCTGCGCGGCTGA
- the pheS gene encoding phenylalanine--tRNA ligase subunit alpha, translating into MAEQPSDLSEEALTKAVSAARHAFELAGDLDALARAKTEHLGDRAPIAVARQSLATLPKGDRADAGKRVNVARGEAQRAYDERLAALRAERDAAVLVAERIDVTLPSTRQPVGARHPITILAENVADTFVAMGWELAEGPEVETEQFNFDALNFPPDHPARSEQDTFQIAPDGSRQVLRTHTSPVQIRALLERELPVYIVSIGRTFRTDELDSTHTPVFHQVEGLAVDKGLTMAHLRGTLDAFARAQFGPEGRTRFRPHFFPFTEPSAEVDIWFPGKKGGPGWVEWGGCGMVNPNVLRACGIDPDVYSGFAFGMGLERTLQFRNGIPDMRDMVEGDVRFSLPFGVGA; encoded by the coding sequence GTGGCTGAGCAGCCCAGTGATCTCTCAGAAGAAGCCCTGACCAAAGCCGTCAGCGCGGCCCGGCATGCCTTCGAGCTGGCCGGTGACCTCGACGCGCTCGCGCGCGCCAAGACCGAGCATCTCGGCGATCGTGCCCCGATCGCCGTGGCTCGCCAGTCGCTGGCAACCCTGCCGAAGGGCGACCGCGCCGACGCCGGCAAACGGGTCAACGTCGCCCGCGGCGAGGCCCAGCGTGCGTACGACGAGCGGTTGGCCGCGCTGCGGGCCGAGCGTGACGCCGCCGTGCTGGTCGCCGAACGCATCGACGTGACGCTGCCCTCGACGCGGCAGCCGGTGGGCGCCCGGCACCCGATCACGATCCTGGCCGAGAACGTCGCCGACACCTTCGTGGCAATGGGCTGGGAACTGGCGGAGGGGCCAGAGGTCGAGACCGAGCAGTTCAACTTCGACGCACTGAACTTCCCGCCGGACCATCCGGCCCGCAGCGAGCAGGACACCTTCCAGATCGCGCCGGACGGTTCGCGCCAGGTGCTGCGCACCCACACTTCGCCGGTGCAGATCCGCGCACTGCTGGAACGCGAACTACCGGTCTACATCGTTTCGATCGGCCGGACCTTCCGTACCGACGAGCTCGATTCCACCCATACCCCGGTGTTCCACCAGGTGGAGGGTCTCGCGGTGGACAAGGGCCTGACCATGGCACATCTGCGCGGCACGCTGGACGCGTTCGCGCGGGCCCAGTTCGGCCCGGAGGGACGCACCCGGTTCCGTCCGCACTTCTTCCCGTTCACCGAGCCGTCGGCCGAGGTGGACATCTGGTTCCCCGGGAAAAAGGGCGGCCCGGGCTGGGTCGAGTGGGGCGGCTGCGGCATGGTCAACCCGAACGTGTTGCGCGCCTGCGGTATTGACCCCGACGTCTACTCCGGCTTTGCCTTCGGTATGGGATTGGAGCGAACCCTGCAGTTCCGCAACGGAATTCCTGACATGCGCGACATGGTCGAGGGCGACGTCCGCTTCTCGCTGCCGTTCGGGGTCGGTGCCTGA
- a CDS encoding adenylate/guanylate cyclase domain-containing protein: MDGEPFDDPSGRRPVRTPGLPGPLGWLQNANRNPAVVGLVRRMRRSLPGDPDFGDRLSVSGEGGPRAAARVADRLLDRDAASREVSLGALQVWQALTERVSGTPANPEVTLVFTDLVGFSSWSLRSGDEATLRLLRQVAQVIEPPVLEARGHIVKRMGDGMMAVFSDPATALRAMLVALDGVKGIDLDGYAPRMRVGIHTGRPQRIGSDWLGVDVNITARVMDRAARGGLMISHTTLEGISEDERSALGVTVKRERRQFFSAKPEGVPDDLVMYRVKMPRRLPAGEHEDDGLPGV, from the coding sequence GTGGATGGCGAGCCGTTCGATGACCCGTCCGGCCGGCGCCCAGTTCGAACCCCCGGTTTGCCGGGTCCGCTGGGATGGCTGCAGAACGCCAACCGGAACCCAGCCGTCGTCGGTCTGGTGCGGCGCATGCGACGGTCACTGCCCGGGGATCCGGACTTCGGTGACCGGCTCTCGGTGTCGGGTGAGGGTGGCCCCAGGGCGGCTGCGCGGGTGGCCGACAGACTTCTTGATCGCGACGCAGCCTCGCGCGAGGTCAGCCTGGGCGCGTTGCAGGTGTGGCAGGCGCTGACCGAACGCGTCTCGGGTACTCCGGCCAATCCCGAGGTGACGCTGGTGTTCACGGATCTGGTCGGATTCTCGTCGTGGTCGCTGCGCTCGGGAGACGAAGCCACATTGCGGCTGCTGCGCCAGGTGGCTCAGGTGATCGAACCTCCGGTGCTCGAAGCGCGCGGTCACATCGTCAAACGCATGGGCGACGGGATGATGGCGGTGTTCTCCGACCCGGCCACCGCCCTGCGGGCGATGCTGGTGGCGCTCGACGGGGTGAAGGGCATCGACCTGGACGGCTACGCCCCGCGCATGCGCGTCGGTATCCACACCGGGCGGCCCCAACGCATCGGGTCGGACTGGCTCGGCGTTGACGTCAACATCACCGCCCGGGTGATGGACCGTGCTGCCAGGGGCGGCCTGATGATCTCGCACACCACGCTGGAGGGCATCTCGGAAGACGAGCGCAGCGCTTTGGGTGTCACTGTCAAACGTGAACGGCGGCAGTTTTTTTCGGCCAAGCCGGAGGGCGTGCCCGATGACCTGGTGATGTACCGGGTGAAAATGCCCAGACGGTTGCCGGCCGGCGAACACGAGGACGACGGCCTACCGGGCGTATAG
- a CDS encoding oxygenase MpaB family protein: protein MTTRATTGNEHDPLGPDSLTWKYFGDLRTGMLGVWIGAIQNMYPELGAGVEEHSILLREPLQRVARSVYPIMGVVYDGDRAADTGAQIKGFHHTIKGVDAQGRRYHALNPETFYWAHATFFMLIIKTAEYFCGGLTEAEKHQLFDEHVQWYRMYGMSMRPVPKSWEEFQEYWDAKCRDELEINRATLDIFTIRIPKPRFVLMPTPVWDQLFKPLVGAQRWIAAGVFDPAVREKAGMRWTPGDEVLLRIFGKMVELAFVAVPDEIRLHPRALSAYRRAAGRLPSDGPLVEAPGFMAPPRDRRGLPMHYLPRSKTLLDRAGALVHTTFSLPALRRPARRSAA, encoded by the coding sequence ATGACCACACGAGCCACGACCGGCAACGAGCACGACCCACTGGGTCCCGATTCGCTGACCTGGAAGTACTTCGGCGACCTGCGCACCGGGATGCTGGGCGTCTGGATCGGTGCGATCCAGAACATGTATCCCGAGCTCGGCGCCGGCGTCGAGGAACACTCGATCCTGCTACGTGAACCGCTACAGCGTGTAGCACGGTCGGTGTACCCGATCATGGGCGTGGTCTACGACGGCGACCGCGCAGCAGACACCGGCGCGCAGATCAAGGGCTTTCACCACACCATCAAAGGTGTCGATGCCCAGGGCCGGCGTTATCACGCGCTGAACCCCGAGACGTTCTACTGGGCCCACGCCACGTTCTTCATGCTGATCATCAAGACTGCCGAGTACTTCTGCGGTGGTCTCACCGAAGCCGAGAAACACCAACTGTTCGACGAACACGTGCAGTGGTATCGCATGTACGGCATGAGCATGCGGCCGGTCCCGAAGAGCTGGGAGGAGTTCCAGGAGTACTGGGACGCCAAGTGCCGCGACGAACTCGAGATCAACCGCGCCACCCTCGACATCTTCACCATCCGGATCCCCAAACCTCGGTTCGTGTTGATGCCCACACCGGTGTGGGATCAACTGTTCAAACCCCTTGTGGGAGCCCAACGCTGGATTGCCGCCGGCGTCTTCGACCCGGCGGTTCGGGAGAAGGCCGGCATGCGCTGGACCCCCGGCGACGAGGTGCTGCTGAGAATCTTCGGCAAGATGGTCGAATTGGCGTTCGTCGCGGTGCCTGACGAGATCAGACTGCACCCACGCGCCCTGTCGGCCTACCGCCGCGCGGCCGGAAGACTGCCGTCCGACGGCCCTCTTGTCGAGGCGCCCGGCTTCATGGCCCCTCCCCGCGACCGCCGCGGGCTGCCCATGCACTACCTGCCGCGCAGCAAAACCCTGCTCGACCGGGCCGGCGCATTGGTGCACACCACCTTCTCGCTGCCGGCACTGCGCCGGCCGGCCCGGCGCAGTGCGGCCTGA
- a CDS encoding acyl-CoA dehydrogenase family protein, translating to MLDWSDVDIAVRDAVREFVDKEIRPHLDELESGDMEPYPIVRKLFATFGIDTMAKESLDKRLEKLRSGDSKPSGARGGMFGGSSSPGMGFVLISELCRVSMGLVTGLGVSLGLTVSTIQSRGTLAQQERWLPGLVTYEKIGAWAITEPDSGSDAFGGMKSYVTRDGDDYILNGQKTFITNGPDADVVVVYAKLDEGDGADKRNRKVLTFVLDRGMEGFVQSKPFRKMGIHSSRTGELFFNNVRLGRDRLLGETEGSEGGADEGRASARSNFSAERIGVAAMALGVIEECLRLSVDYAKTRTLWGQEISQFQLIQLKLANMEVARMNVRNMLFRVIESAEKGSPISLAEASAIKWYCSQAATDVAMEAVQLFGGNGYMTEYRVEQLARDAKSLMIYAGSNEVQITHVARGLLS from the coding sequence ATGCTTGATTGGTCTGATGTCGACATTGCCGTTCGGGACGCGGTCCGCGAGTTCGTGGACAAGGAGATTCGGCCCCACCTAGACGAGCTGGAAAGCGGCGACATGGAGCCGTACCCGATCGTCCGGAAGTTGTTCGCCACCTTCGGTATCGACACGATGGCCAAGGAATCGCTGGACAAGCGGCTGGAGAAGCTGCGCAGCGGCGACAGCAAGCCCTCCGGTGCCCGCGGCGGCATGTTCGGCGGCAGCAGCTCGCCGGGTATGGGCTTCGTCCTGATCAGCGAACTGTGCCGGGTGTCCATGGGCCTGGTCACCGGCCTCGGTGTCAGCCTGGGCCTGACGGTGTCGACGATTCAGAGCCGCGGCACCCTGGCCCAGCAGGAACGCTGGCTGCCCGGCCTGGTGACCTACGAGAAGATCGGTGCATGGGCGATCACCGAGCCCGATTCGGGCTCGGATGCGTTCGGCGGCATGAAGTCCTACGTCACCCGTGACGGGGACGACTACATCCTCAACGGCCAGAAGACCTTCATCACCAACGGCCCCGACGCTGACGTGGTGGTGGTCTACGCCAAACTCGACGAGGGCGACGGCGCGGACAAGCGAAATCGCAAGGTGCTGACGTTCGTTCTCGATCGCGGCATGGAGGGCTTCGTGCAGTCGAAGCCGTTCCGCAAGATGGGCATTCACTCATCGCGCACCGGCGAGTTGTTCTTCAACAACGTGCGTCTGGGCCGGGACCGGCTGCTCGGCGAGACCGAAGGGTCCGAGGGCGGGGCCGACGAAGGCCGAGCGAGCGCCCGGTCCAACTTCTCGGCCGAACGTATCGGTGTGGCCGCGATGGCGCTGGGCGTGATCGAGGAATGCCTGCGGTTGAGCGTCGACTACGCAAAGACCCGCACCCTGTGGGGCCAGGAGATCAGCCAGTTCCAGCTCATCCAGCTCAAGCTGGCCAACATGGAAGTGGCCCGGATGAACGTGCGCAACATGCTGTTCCGCGTCATCGAATCGGCAGAGAAGGGATCTCCCATCTCGCTCGCCGAGGCTTCGGCCATCAAGTGGTACTGCTCGCAGGCGGCCACCGATGTCGCGATGGAAGCGGTGCAGCTGTTCGGTGGCAACGGCTACATGACCGAGTACCGGGTGGAGCAGTTGGCCCGTGACGCCAAGTCGTTGATGATCTACGCCGGAAGCAACGAGGTTCAGATCACCCACGTGGCCCGGGGCCTGCTGAGCTAG
- a CDS encoding hemerythrin domain-containing protein: MPLLRDYIAEHERAVDHGREAVRALDRGELDAARRLLSEMFEELRSHWQGEENGLFAVMRTDELYAEHIDPLVAEHRELARFLEAVDLTDPADQARVRREIEELYVHIAKEEDGLFPASLTALDGADWDAAMAGWQQAHPGRDMIQG; this comes from the coding sequence ATGCCACTACTGCGCGATTACATCGCCGAGCATGAGCGGGCGGTCGACCACGGTCGTGAGGCGGTGCGTGCCCTTGACCGCGGTGAGCTGGACGCGGCCCGGCGCCTTCTGTCAGAGATGTTCGAGGAGCTGCGCTCCCATTGGCAAGGTGAAGAGAACGGACTCTTCGCCGTCATGCGCACCGACGAGCTCTACGCCGAGCACATCGACCCACTGGTGGCCGAACACCGCGAGCTGGCCAGGTTCCTTGAGGCGGTCGACCTGACCGATCCGGCGGATCAGGCGCGGGTGCGCAGGGAGATCGAGGAGCTCTACGTCCACATCGCCAAAGAGGAGGACGGGTTGTTCCCGGCCTCGCTGACCGCGCTCGACGGCGCCGACTGGGATGCCGCGATGGCCGGGTGGCAACAGGCCCACCCGGGTCGCGACATGATCCAGGGCTAG